Part of the Candidatus Palauibacter australiensis genome is shown below.
GGCGACGATGGGCAAGTCGAGGACGTACCCGACGGGCCGGCCGGAACGGACCCACGGACCGAAGTCTTCTTCGTCGGACCACTGCATGCCGCTCGTCATCGTGAGCAGGTCGCGCACCCGGATGCCTCCGTGCTCGGACCGCAGCAACGGATGCGGCAGCCGGTCCGTCATGAGATCGTCCGGATCGACGAGCCCGCGATCCGAGGCGAGGCCGACGAGCAGCGCGGTGACCGTCTTCGTGACGGACCGCATGTCGAAGGCCGAATCCCGGTGCATGCCGCCGAAGTACGCCTCCTCCACGAGCCGCCCGTTCCGGACCGCGACGAGCGCGCGGATGTTCGGCACGGCCTCGTCCGCATCGGCGAAAGCGGCGGCGAGCAGATCTCTATCGAACCCCTGCGCTTCCGGCGTCGACATCGCCCACGCCCGCGACAGGTCGACTGGCGCGGACACCGGGTCGGGTCCGATCCCGAGATCCCCTGGATCCGACGGGGCAACCGAGTCGCCGCACGCCACCAGCGCCGCCACGCAGAAGACGGCGGTCAGGCCGGGGGCCCGCACCTCCCGGTCTCGCCCTCGCAAGGCCCTCCGCCTGCTCGCGACGCCCGCCCGCCTACTCGTGACGCTCGCGCCGGAAGGGCATCGACAGCATCCCGCGCAGCGTCCCCCACTCCGAGCGATCCACGTTCTCGAGCCCGAGACGGATATCGCGCGGCTCCGACCGGAGCCGGAAGCTCCCGAAGGCCCGGTCCCAGAAGGAGAAGATGCTCGAATAGTTCGAGTCGGTCTCCGGCTGGTGGTCCGAGTGATGCACCCAGTGCATCCACGGCGTGACGATGAGCCAGCGCAGACGCCGGTCCACCCGGCCGGGCAGCCGCACGTTGCTGTGGTGGAAGAGGATGATGGGGAGGAGAATCGCCTCATAGACGAGGAGTTCGGCCACGGTCACGCCGAGGATGGGAAGCACGGCGAGCCGCGCGATCGAGGAGAGCACGATCTCCCCGGTGTGAAAGCGGAGACCCGACGTGGCGTCCAGTTCCGCATCCGAATGGTGGACCTGGTGGAAGCGCCACAGGAACCGGACCTGGTGATTCAGCCGGTGCCACAGGTACTGCCACGCATCGAAGATCACCACCGCGAGCCCGATCCTGGCCCACGCCGGGAGTTCGAGCAGGTGAAGCAGTCCGAAACCGCGTTCCCTCGCCCCTTCCGTCACGAAGAGTGTGGCCGCGGCGAAGATGACGGCCGCCACCGCCGCGTTTCCCACGCCGAGGGCGACGTTCCGCGCTCCATGCCCCGCCCTCGCGCTCCGGCCCTCGAACATCGGGAGGATGCCCTCGACCAGCCACAGGATGGCGAGCGCGAGAGCGGCCCCCGCCGCCTTCAGAGTACCGGGATCGTCGAACACGGAAGCGAACATAGCCCGGCGGGCCGGATTCGGGCACGGGCCGGCGACCTGCTACCGGTCGGGCGCGAGCCCCTTCGCGACGCTCACTTCCGCCGCCCCGAAGAAGCCGAACGCGAAGCGGGCCGGGCGGTCCAGGTTCGTGACGTTCCCCCGTACGTTGGCGGGGGGAATGGAAAAGGGGTTCGCCGACCCGAGCGCATTCTGCTCGAAGAGCGCGTAGTAGTAGTCGTAGCCCAGCCGCGAGAGCGAGATCTGGCGGATCTCCGCGTGTGCGCCGGGCGCGATGGCGATCTCATCGTTCGGCTGGAAGCCGATCACATCCTGCCCGTCGTACAGTTCGTCCCGGCTCACGAGGTTGATCGCGTTTCCGGGGTCCGGCGGGATCTCGTTCACTCCCTCCACGAGTTGTTCCCACAGGTAGTAGTTCGTGACCCCGGCCGGATCCGCGAAGTCGATCGTGGCCCGATAGCCCTCCTCGTCGATGAAGAGCGTCTCCTCTTCGTACACGAAATACAGCGAATCGATCGGGGGCACCTCCCGCAGCAGAGCCGACGCCTCGTACACGTCACCCGCGTACTCGAGGAAGAGCGTGTACGCCTCGCCGACGCGCGCGAAGAGATGTTCCGTCCCGTACAGGCCCGGCTCGATCTCCGCGAACGAGTAGGCGCGGCCGGCCCCATCGACGACCGTGACGATGGCGCCGGTCGCGGGCGGGGTGGGCCGGCTGTCGAAGAAGCCCGCCGTCGTCGACAGCCGGATGCGCTGCCGGCCGCTCGGCGCACCCTTGATACGTTCGATCCGCCCTTCCACGACGAGCCTTGGCACGGGGTCCGGAATGTCGACGTCCACGACCCGTTCGCAGCCCGCCGCCGCAAGGCACCCGGCCAACGCGAGCAGGCGGCCCGCCGTCACCGCGCGATTCCCGCCGCCGCCACCCATCAGAAGTTCCACCGGTAGCTGATGCTGGGCACCAGGCCGAACACGGCCGTCTCCACCGCCTCGGTGACGGTCCGCGAGTCCCGATTCTGGCGGAAGGCGATCGCCTGCGCGTTGAAGCGGTTGTACACGTTGAAGAGCCCGAACTGGAGTTCTCCCCGGCCCCACTTCCTGGTGGCCGACACGTCCAGACGATGATAGGCCGGAAGGCGTCTGGCGTTCCGCGGCCCGTACTCTCCCAGGATCAGCCCCGCGAACTGATACCGCGCGACGGGGTAGGTCGTCGGCAGCCCCGTGGCGAAGATGAAGTTCGCCCCCAGGCTCCAGTCCTCGCCGAGTCTGTACAGTCCCGTCAGGGCGAAGTCGTGCGTCCGGTCGTAGGGAGAGGGGTACCAATCCCCGCCGTTGACCCCGGGATCCGCCGCCGTGAGCCCGGGCGTCCGCTGATCCGACCGAGCGAGCGTATAGCTCGCCCAACCCGTGAGGCGCCCGCGGGTCTTCCTCAGGAGGAACTCCACGCCGTATCCGCGTCCCTCGCCCGGCAGGAGAAGCGTTTCGAGCCGGCGGCTGAAGTAGATGTCCGCCCCGTCCACGTAGTCGATCAGGTGGCGCGCCCGCTTGTGGTAGACCTCTCCCGAGAGCGCGTAGCGCCCCCCGGCGAGCGCGGTCACGTAGCCGAGCGCAAACTGGTCCGCGACGTGCGGCTTCACGTACGGCCCGACGGGATCCCACAGGTCGAGCGGAGTCGGGGAGTTCGTGTTCGTCACCAACCGCAGGTACTGCCGCGTGCGGGAGTAGCTCGCCTTGAGCGACGAGGCGTCGCTGAGGCTGAAGCGCAACCCGAGCCGCGGTTCGAGGCCCCCGTAGGAGACGATCTTCTCCCCGTTTCCGTACCGCGTGCTGTCCACGATGGCGCCGGGCTCGTACCGGCCCAGCGCCGGACGATACACCACGGGCGCGTCGTTCTCGTAGTCGTAGACCGTCGCCGCGCCCCGGCGGATGAAGCCGCCCGCCCGAAGCCCGTAGCGGAGCCCCAGGCGTCCGATCTCCGTTTCGTGCTCGATGTACGCCTCGGGAGCAAGGCCCTTCCGGGACTCGAACTCCGTGGCGATGACCGACGAGCCCTCGCCGGGGGCGATGTTCGCGGGCTGGATCTCGTAGCTGCGGAGCCCCAGCCCGAACTCCAGCCGGTCCGAAGGACCCACGTCCCACGACTCGTCGACCGTCACGCTGAAGTTGCGGATCCCCGCGTCGAGCGAGGCGGATCGCGCGTTGAAGCTGTTCTGTATGTGATACTCGTAGTCGCTGTAGGTCACGGTCAGATGGGAGAAGACCGGGCCGAACACGTGGTTCCAGCGCAGCGTGCCCGTCGCGTTCCCCCACGCGGCGGAGGCCTGGGTTCCGATCCGCAGCCGGTCGCGGCCGAAGTAGCCGGAGAGCATGACCTGGCCGGTGGCGCCGTAGCGCGCGTTCGCCTTTGCGTTGAGGTCGTAGAAGTAGGCGGTGCTCTCCTGGATCGAGGGGTCGCTCGACAGGCCGAGGAAGAGGTCCGCGTAGGTGCGGCGGCCCGCGACGAGCCAGGATCCCCTTCCGTCGAAGAGGGGGCCCTGGAGGCTCAGACGGCTGGAGAGGAGGCCGATCGTCGCCGCCCCCTCGAACTCGCGCGAGTTCCCTTCGCGCTGGTGGATCTCCAGCACGGAGGAGAGCCGCCCGCCGTAGCGGGCCGGGATCCCGCCCTTGTAGAGGGTGACATCCCCCACCGCGTCCGAGTTGAAGGTCGAGAAGAGGCCGATCGCGTGGGCCGGATTGAACACCTCGGAGTCGTCGAGGCGAATCTGGTTCTCGTCTCCCGCGCCGCCGCGCACGTTGATCGCGGTCGTCGCGTCGTTGGCCGTGCTGATGCCGGGATAGAGGGTCAGCGTGCGGACCGGATCCGCCTCGCCGAGGACAAGCGGAAGTTCGGAGAGGGATGGGACATCGAGCCGCACGACGCTCATGTCCACGCTCGCCGGGTCGAGGTCCGGCGGTTCCCGGTCGGCGGTCACCGTGAGTTCCGACACGATGACCGGCCTGAGGGGGAGCCCGAAGTCCAGCGAGGTCGTCTCCCGGAGGTCCACGACCTCGGTCATGGTCTCGTAGCCGAGGCTGGAGACGCGGATCGAGTACCGGCCGGGAGGCAGTTCGACCGAGTAGAACCCGAACCGGTTGGTCCCGATGACGAGGCCACGCTCCTCGATGTCGAGCCGCGCGGCCCGAATCACCTCGTCGTTCTCCGCCACCCGCACGTAGCCCGAGAGGCGGACCGGCTCCGGTTCCTGGGCGTATGCCCCCCCGGCTCCCGCCGCCGCGACGGCCCACGGCGCCAGGGCCAGGATCGTCAGCGCGGCTTTGCGCTGGAAGCGAATGACGGCCTCCGTCTGAAGTGGCTTCCCGAGCGGCGGCCAGCCGGGTCGTCCGCGGGGTTCAGCCGGGAAGCGTGAGGACCTGGCCCGGATAGATCCGGCTCCCGTTCAGGTTGTTCGCGGATCGGAGGCGGGGCACGGTCGTGTCGTGGCGACGGGCGATCTCCCAGAGCGAATCGCCCAGCCTCACCCGGTACCGCCCCCCGCCGGCGACGTACTGCGCCTGCGCACGCGTGATTCGCTCGACGTAGGCGGCGTATTGCTGCGGGAAGATCGCCAAGTGGTAGTGCGGCGGGTGGCGCTCCAGGGTCACCTCGAGCACGCCCGACCCCTCGAGCTGGAGCAGTACGCGCTCGAGCCACCCGCGGCACTTCGGGTCGGGGCGGCGCAGGTCGAGCGCCATGCCGGTGGGATGTACGGAGCGGGGAGAGGCGTTTGGGGGCTGCTTGTTCTTCGGGCGCGTCAGGCTGGTGACGACGAGCCGCTCGCCGCAGGCGCTCCGGTACTGCCGGGCGAGCCGCGAGATGAACAGCTTGACTTCGGGCCGGGCGTAGGGGAACGAGAGATCGTGGAGTACGTAGTCCCGCGAGGCGGGCACTTGCACGAGATAGCCGGC
Proteins encoded:
- a CDS encoding DUF4249 domain-containing protein, with amino-acid sequence MGGGGGNRAVTAGRLLALAGCLAAAGCERVVDVDIPDPVPRLVVEGRIERIKGAPSGRQRIRLSTTAGFFDSRPTPPATGAIVTVVDGAGRAYSFAEIEPGLYGTEHLFARVGEAYTLFLEYAGDVYEASALLREVPPIDSLYFVYEEETLFIDEEGYRATIDFADPAGVTNYYLWEQLVEGVNEIPPDPGNAINLVSRDELYDGQDVIGFQPNDEIAIAPGAHAEIRQISLSRLGYDYYYALFEQNALGSANPFSIPPANVRGNVTNLDRPARFAFGFFGAAEVSVAKGLAPDR
- a CDS encoding serine hydrolase, which codes for MRGRDREVRAPGLTAVFCVAALVACGDSVAPSDPGDLGIGPDPVSAPVDLSRAWAMSTPEAQGFDRDLLAAAFADADEAVPNIRALVAVRNGRLVEEAYFGGMHRDSAFDMRSVTKTVTALLVGLASDRGLVDPDDLMTDRLPHPLLRSEHGGIRVRDLLTMTSGMQWSDEEDFGPWVRSGRPVGYVLDLPIVAAPGRRFIYNTGGSHLLTVIVQNVVEGSALEFAERELLGPLGIGIRRWPVMQDSVIVGGAALALRARDAAKLGQLLLQGGRSGSRQIVSRAWVETQIGQLVALGDLGYVLRDAGYGYQTWSDRRGGGDGVSAFVMWGYGGQFVWVVPDRQLVVVAQTHWRGTGDHDRRQADAVADLIVHRVIEAALPIRR
- a CDS encoding TonB-dependent receptor; translation: MIRAARLDIEERGLVIGTNRFGFYSVELPPGRYSIRVSSLGYETMTEVVDLRETTSLDFGLPLRPVIVSELTVTADREPPDLDPASVDMSVVRLDVPSLSELPLVLGEADPVRTLTLYPGISTANDATTAINVRGGAGDENQIRLDDSEVFNPAHAIGLFSTFNSDAVGDVTLYKGGIPARYGGRLSSVLEIHQREGNSREFEGAATIGLLSSRLSLQGPLFDGRGSWLVAGRRTYADLFLGLSSDPSIQESTAYFYDLNAKANARYGATGQVMLSGYFGRDRLRIGTQASAAWGNATGTLRWNHVFGPVFSHLTVTYSDYEYHIQNSFNARSASLDAGIRNFSVTVDESWDVGPSDRLEFGLGLRSYEIQPANIAPGEGSSVIATEFESRKGLAPEAYIEHETEIGRLGLRYGLRAGGFIRRGAATVYDYENDAPVVYRPALGRYEPGAIVDSTRYGNGEKIVSYGGLEPRLGLRFSLSDASSLKASYSRTRQYLRLVTNTNSPTPLDLWDPVGPYVKPHVADQFALGYVTALAGGRYALSGEVYHKRARHLIDYVDGADIYFSRRLETLLLPGEGRGYGVEFLLRKTRGRLTGWASYTLARSDQRTPGLTAADPGVNGGDWYPSPYDRTHDFALTGLYRLGEDWSLGANFIFATGLPTTYPVARYQFAGLILGEYGPRNARRLPAYHRLDVSATRKWGRGELQFGLFNVYNRFNAQAIAFRQNRDSRTVTEAVETAVFGLVPSISYRWNF
- a CDS encoding DUF5715 family protein; this encodes MKTWTVLPFLLAVAVPGELSGQSLRGSTSSLDRQNRVAREHDFTYLATPAQIERFVNAGYLVQVPASRDYVLHDLSFPYARPEVKLFISRLARQYRSACGERLVVTSLTRPKNKQPPNASPRSVHPTGMALDLRRPDPKCRGWLERVLLQLEGSGVLEVTLERHPPHYHLAIFPQQYAAYVERITRAQAQYVAGGGRYRVRLGDSLWEIARRHDTTVPRLRSANNLNGSRIYPGQVLTLPG
- a CDS encoding sterol desaturase family protein, whose protein sequence is MFDDPGTLKAAGAALALAILWLVEGILPMFEGRSARAGHGARNVALGVGNAAVAAVIFAAATLFVTEGARERGFGLLHLLELPAWARIGLAVVIFDAWQYLWHRLNHQVRFLWRFHQVHHSDAELDATSGLRFHTGEIVLSSIARLAVLPILGVTVAELLVYEAILLPIILFHHSNVRLPGRVDRRLRWLIVTPWMHWVHHSDHQPETDSNYSSIFSFWDRAFGSFRLRSEPRDIRLGLENVDRSEWGTLRGMLSMPFRRERHE